The segment AATCTGGGCTAGGGGGAGCAAAGCCAACCTGCACACCACTTGAGATGAATCAGAAACTCACTTCTATACAGTATGATGAACACATCAATAATGGAATTCCTGAAGGTGACACAATTCTTGCCGACATTACAAAATGCCAAAGACTAGTAGGGAAACTTTTGTACATTACCATGACTAGACCTGATCTTGCATTCTCTGTACAAGTAttgagtcaattcatgcattgTCCAAAAAAATCACACATGGAGGCAGCTTTAAGAATGGTGAGATATATTAACGAGGCACCTGGTTTAGGCTTGTTAATGCCAGCAAATGACACCAATAAACTGACAGCCTACTGCGATTCTAACTGGGGAGCATGTGTGGTGACTAGAAGATCAGTTACATGATATGCAATAAAGTTTGGAGAAGGTCTTGACTCTTGGAAGTCAAAGAAGCGAGAGACCGTGTCAAGGAGTTCAGCAAAAGCAGAGTTCAGAAGTATGGCTGCATGTGTAGCTAAAATAACCTGGTTGGTAGGACTATACAAAGAGTTAGGTGTCAAGATAAACCTACTTGATATGTGATAGTAAGTAAACTATTAAAATTGCTTCCAATCCAATCATTcatgaaagaacaaaacatTTTGACATTGATTGTCACTTTGTTAGAGAAAAAATATGTCAAGGGATGTTGAAAACTGAGCATATTAATACTAAAGACCAACTTGCAGATGTGCTCACTAAAAGTCTAGGAAAGGTACAACACAATATGTTAGTGAGCCAGCTTGGAATGAAGGATGTGTTTCAACCAtaagcttgagggggagtgttgaTCAATAAAGTTCAATGTACAAACCATGTGGTGTGAATCAGTTAGTTTGTTAGAGAATATACAATTGTACATAGTTAGGTTGATAACTAAATGTGTATAAGCTGAATTATAAATAGTCAGCTACATGAATGTAATAGTTAGCTAAGCCAATTCAATGTAAAAGTAatcttatctttatttcttctctcttctatCCTTTTCTTTCTCTACAAGTTAGCAACTTATGAATCCTCATTAATGGAATTTacaagaaaatttcataaatttaaaattgaagttgGACAACTCAAAAGATTATTACTGAAACTTTTTTCAAAAGGTGTCCAGACAGCTACATAAGAAATGATGATTGGAAATCGAATTAGAcaatcaaaatttgatacatACATATAGGTAAGGCTGGTAATGTTTCCTAGTTCCTTCGATATTTCCCCTGACAACTAGTTCACAAGCACAGAGCTGGATCAAAAAATTTGCAGTTACAATTGATGATTAAGTGcccgtttggattgacttattttagttGTTTTTAAGCCAAAATAGCTTTTGAGTAGACTTGAAGTGTTTGAGTAAAGTAAAAAAGTGCTTATAAACATTTATTCTAaagttaaaataacaaaaataagccAAAAATTATAAGTTAGAAATTCTAAATTATGACTTTTGACTTATAAGTCACAAGTCAAAAGCCAACTGTATTAGCAATGTATTAAATGGGGCTTACATGGAATATAACTGGGTTGATGCCCATTCAGTTGGTATACTACCATTGAGGTAATTGTATGCAAAATCAGTGAAAAACGAGAATATGTGAATTCAGTTAACTATGCTTATCGAAATTTGgatattgaattggattataCCGGAAATAAAAGCAAATGTGGCAGTAGCATACAAAAGATTCTACACTTTTTTAATGTAAGAAAGCTTTACCAGTTTGGGAGGAAGAACACCAGGAAGATTTATACCCTTAAGAGTACTGCCCATGTAATTTCAATAGTCAACAAAGTGTGACAATTTATAAAAACCTTCCCTAGAAGTACCCATTTAAGAAACTTAGGAGTAGTAATATTACGATGTTCATAAATTTACAGTCCGGCAAAAAACAAAGACCAAATAGTTCTATTTTAAGTAGAAAAGTTTGGGACAAAAGTTTTTGTAGCCCTTCAACTATGTAGTAGAATAAGATAgtttttttcttccatttaaagtttgagaCAAAAGTGCTCTTAATTCTTATGTCTTGAGCAAAAGCTTATATTGTAGATCATAAGTTTAATAAATGACAATTATATCAAATGCATTTCATATAAAGTTTAATTACTTGCATTGAGTTttcaactaattaaatatttattctacTTCTCCTGTAAAAAACTATTATAACTTTCCTTGACTAGAACTTGGAAGGAGTCAAGAATTTTAAACCTTACTTCTTTTAAATGTttacaaatcaaattatttacaatcatgtttatctttttttttggtgggggggggggggggggggtagatTAGTTTATAATTCATCCCTTGTGATTTTTGTATCTAGCGGTCGGGACGCACATTTATGGACCCCGGGGATGCCTAACACTTTCCCCTCGATTTAATTGAACCCTTACCACGATCTGTTGTTTATTGACCTTATCTAGaattagttaggttagataggttctctaacgcgccttaattcgttaggtgacgactcttcaaaaaattaaaatctcaaaagagttGTTAGATCATGCaccaaaattcatttttttgcgAAAAATGGTTCGTGACACTGATCATATAGGGGGACCAATTTAATGGGCTTTTATGTTTGCTTTTCATACCTCTCTTTCAGGAGgtatattaatatgattgttTTTCCTGCTTTCTTTCCAATTTAGCTTTTAGTGTGAGGTTTTTGCTTGTTGTTTGGCTTTTCAAAGTTATAATAATCAATGTTTTCTTGGATATCTCAGTAACTTTCCTTCAGATACTCTGCTCTTGTTCCAATTTATGAAGCTAGCAAGTGAAAAGCCAAATTCTGTCACTTTGGTTAAGCCGTTTTGTTATCATCAATTTGATCCAATacatttgtcattatttttacCGTATCTTCTTCCTAACTCCGTTCTTTATTTTTACTACTAATAGTTGTTACTTCAATTAATTTGTTTATCTTGCTGATTATGTTTCTTTGATCTTAACAATGATTAAAAATTGGTGTCTCACGCTAGAAATATGGGAAAAGAACAAGTGACACTTGTATGGCCGCAGTTGAGTGTAACGGTTGTAAAAAAGTTACTACTGACGGAATCTTTCGTCACAAACAACACTTGATTGGTACTTTTAAGGATGTCACACGGTGTGAACAATCCCCGGATGCTGTAAgggaagaaattaaaaaatttgttgaTGAAAAGAAGGAACAAAAATGTCAGACTTTACTTCAATCAGATGTGACTAATATTGGTGATGATAAAGATGAAAATATGGAACACGGTGAATAATCACTTCCTTCAAAATCACGAAAATAGTCATAGAATGCAACAATAATAGAAGCATCATCTTCCTATTTTCATCAACTAGGCATGTAGCTACTTCTTTTCCCGTCCTTTGTAAGCTTTTTGTATTCCCCCTTAAACCATAATGGTTCTATGATCATTGCATTCTATGACTATTTTTGTGATTCTGAAGGAAATGATTATTCAGTAGCTTCATCTTTTTCTCCCATATCTTCATCTTGATCATCACCAATATTAGTCACATGCGATTGACGTAAAGCCTGACAATTCTATTCATTCTTTTCAtcaacatattttttcatttcttccCTTACAACATACGACATTTTTCACACAGTGTGACGTCCTTGCAAGTACAAATTAGGTGTTGTTTGTGACGAAAGATTCCGCCATTAGTAACTTTTTTACTAAAGTTACAGTCAACTGCGGCGCTATTGGTCTCACTTGTTCTTTTTCCCATATTTTCAACTCGGGTGAGCATTTCTTGATCGCTGTTAAGATCAAAGAAACATAATCAACAAGCTAAACAAACTAATTGAAGTGACAAATATAATAGTTAAAATGAAGAACAA is part of the Solanum lycopersicum chromosome 1, SLM_r2.1 genome and harbors:
- the LOC109119563 gene encoding uncharacterized mitochondrial protein AtMg00810-like — its product is MVTVRSVVALAAYEGWYIYQINVHNAFLNGDLLEELVGYDPVIVLVYVDDLIVTRSNQKLFCDTRQEIQKKFKMKDLGELKFFLGIEFSRSNKGILMSQRKYALELISKSGLGGAKPTCTPLEMNQKLTSIQYDEHINNGIPEGDTILADITKCQRLVGKLLYITMTRPDLAFSVQVLSQFMHCPKKSHMEAALRMVRYINEAPGLGLLMPANDTNKLTAYCDSNWGACVVTRRSVT